One part of the bacterium genome encodes these proteins:
- a CDS encoding ParB/RepB/Spo0J family partition protein, protein MSRAEEFGAVARLNGYNYEPEALTIVTDKSHPLYDERVHLPLDESLVLSIMADGVLDPVMVRKNGEDKHGNPIVEVIDGRQRVRCCIEANRRLKEAGSDKHWLVPATSRRANGEESMGYMITRNSIRTDDTPMVEALKLRRYLDAGHDEKQARIRFGFDARGMRSALMLLSCSAVVQKLLEQERLAVSVARDLSTLPEAEQDAKILEFEAAGLLSVRSPKAAKEAKEARGGRGRKRKAPKFRLRPAKAVAPQMEALAAREKTLSPMGKGVLAAMRWMFGDDKALDACIDTESGK, encoded by the coding sequence ATGAGCAGAGCGGAAGAGTTCGGCGCGGTAGCGCGCCTGAACGGATACAACTACGAACCCGAGGCGCTGACGATTGTCACGGACAAGAGTCACCCGCTGTACGACGAGCGGGTTCACCTCCCGCTGGACGAATCGCTGGTGTTGTCCATCATGGCAGACGGCGTGCTCGATCCGGTCATGGTCCGGAAGAACGGCGAGGACAAGCACGGCAACCCCATCGTCGAGGTCATCGACGGACGGCAGAGGGTGCGGTGCTGCATCGAGGCCAACCGTCGCCTGAAGGAAGCTGGCAGCGACAAACACTGGCTGGTGCCCGCCACCTCCCGCCGCGCGAACGGCGAGGAGAGCATGGGCTACATGATCACCCGCAACTCAATCCGAACGGACGACACGCCCATGGTCGAAGCGCTCAAGCTGCGCCGGTACCTCGACGCGGGGCACGACGAGAAGCAGGCCAGGATTCGGTTCGGTTTCGACGCCAGGGGCATGCGCAGCGCCCTGATGCTGCTGTCGTGCAGCGCCGTCGTGCAGAAGCTCCTGGAGCAGGAACGGCTAGCCGTGAGCGTGGCCCGAGACCTGTCCACGCTGCCCGAGGCCGAGCAGGACGCCAAGATCCTGGAGTTCGAGGCGGCGGGGCTCCTGAGCGTGAGGTCGCCCAAGGCGGCGAAGGAAGCGAAGGAAGCCAGGGGAGGCCGCGGGCGCAAGCGCAAGGCTCCCAAGTTCCGGCTGCGCCCTGCCAAGGCAGTGGCCCCGCAGATGGAAGCGCTGGCGGCGCGCGAGAAGACCCTTTCGCCCATGGGCAAGGGAGTCCTCGCGGCCATGCGATGGATGTTCGGAGACGACAAGGCCCTGGACGCCTGCATCGATACGGAGAGCGGCAAGTGA
- a CDS encoding DUF2786 domain-containing protein, whose protein sequence is MDLSPVLDKVRKLLRLAQSSNENEAAAAMGAAQRLIDEHRLSVAELEASGQEPSEPMVEAGEVLMEGSRVATWKVRLMLALVKANGCSMWFSRPRYTRVTTYQFVGRKSDVESVKYLLAYALNELGRLAEAQCRGMGRSAFASWYLGAVAGIREKLEAAKQEVRATASTSALAVIDKRQGEAQAFREALTNGTKTVAVRSSISDACAYNRGLEAGRSLNLGRPGLTGGSAKALTS, encoded by the coding sequence ATGGATCTATCTCCCGTCCTGGACAAGGTTCGCAAGCTCCTGCGGCTCGCGCAGAGCAGCAACGAGAACGAAGCCGCGGCAGCTATGGGCGCGGCCCAGCGGCTCATTGACGAGCACCGGCTGAGCGTGGCTGAGCTGGAGGCCAGCGGGCAGGAGCCGTCCGAGCCCATGGTCGAGGCGGGGGAAGTCCTGATGGAGGGCAGCCGCGTGGCGACCTGGAAGGTGCGGCTGATGCTCGCCCTGGTCAAAGCGAACGGCTGTTCGATGTGGTTTTCACGGCCTCGCTACACGCGCGTGACCACCTACCAGTTCGTTGGGCGCAAGTCCGACGTGGAGTCGGTCAAGTACCTGCTGGCCTATGCTCTGAATGAGCTGGGCAGGCTCGCGGAGGCGCAGTGCCGGGGCATGGGGCGCAGCGCCTTCGCCTCCTGGTACCTGGGGGCCGTCGCGGGCATCCGCGAGAAGCTCGAAGCGGCGAAGCAGGAAGTCCGGGCAACGGCATCTACCAGCGCGCTGGCCGTGATCGACAAGCGGCAGGGCGAGGCGCAAGCGTTTCGGGAGGCGCTTACCAACGGGACGAAGACCGTGGCGGTCCGGTCGTCGATCAGCGACGCCTGCGCCTACAACCGTGGCCTGGAGGCAGGCCGCAGTCTGAACCTGGGCAGACCCGGGCTCACAGGCGGCAGCGCCAAGGCATTGACATCGTAG